The genomic interval TATCCTCCCGCGCAGCGCGTCGGTCACGAATTCGTGCGCCACTACTACACCCTCCTTCATCAGGATCCGCTGCAGCTTCATCGCTTCTATCTCGAGAACTCCTCCTTCTTTCACGCCGTAGAGAACTCGGACGACGAGCCAGTCGTCGGACAGACGAACATCTATCAGAAGATCGCCAATCTCAATTTCGTCGAGTGCCACGCCGTCATCAAGCAAGTTGACAGTCAGCCGACCCTCTCTGATGGCGTCGTCGTTCAAGTGACGGGCGAAATCTCGAACAACGGGCAAGCAATGAGGCCATTTGTGCAGACATTTGTGTTGTCGCCCAAAGGGCCGAAGAAGTACTACGTGCGCAATGATATATTTCGCTATCAGGACGAGATTTATGAAGTTGAGAGTGCGGAGGGAGGCGCGCAGGTTGGCGGTTCGATTGAGGGTGAAGTGGAGAGTTTTGTTGTGGCGGAGGATGACATGCGGGCGTTTAGTGCGACGGGCGTGCCGAACGGGCAGGAGGATGAGAGTGTGGGGAAAGAAGAAGCGGCCGGTGAAGAGATAAATGAACCGGAAATGGAAGAGGGCATGTCTCCATTGGCTGAGAGTGCGATTATTACGAATGAGGCGAGCGAGTTGGCTGATGTCGAGCAGAGCGAGGTGGTTAGTAAGCAGAGTGCTGTGTCATCCTGGGCGAATATTGCGGCTCCGAAGGCGTCAAATCAAGGAGCTCAACGTGCGAGTACGAAAAGTATTGCTCAGAGTGGCCTCGCACCCCCAGCGCCTGTCGCGCAGAGTGCGCCTATTGTGCAGGTTCAGCGTGAGCGGCCGCCGCCGTTGCATGCGGAACAGACGTCAGCGCCAGCATCTGCGCATGTGGAGAGACAATATCTACCACGTCCACAGAAGCTTGTGTATAATGATAATCAGCAGGTTTTCGTGGGAAATATTCCGCAGAACGTTGATGAGGACGAGTTTCGTGACATCTTCAAACGTTATGGCAACATCCTCGACATTCGAATCAcacccaaacattttgggttCGTCACATTCGAGGACCCCCAGTCGGCCTTGGACGTGTTACACGAGCAGAAAGAATTGAAACTACACGGCCAACGACTCAATattgaagaaaagaagagCAACTTAGGAACTCGTGGAGGCCGAGGCAGGGACAATACGGGAGTGTCCGGCACACCAGGCCGAGGAGGTAGAATGGACAAGGATAGAGACAGGTTCGGTGGTGGTCGAGAAAGGTACAGTGGAAGGGGCGGCGGTCGGGTCCCTCCACACAATAGTCAGAAATATTGAGTAGCACGTGACTTTAGGTGGACGTGGAATGCTTAGGATTGGAACTTTCTGAATTGCAAGAGTGTTTTATAAACTATGGAACGTGTCGAGTCTGTTGTGTTCTGCTATTTTTGTTAGGCATCGCTGGAACGTATTCCGTAGAGATTGGCTTCGTTTAGTCCAGCCAGAGCCGTGAATGCAGCGTCACTGTTGCTCGTGTACTATCTATTGAATAAAGATTCACAACAATCAACACTTCTATTGCTACCTAATATCATTAATATAGTTTCAAGGTTTGCCACTTTAGAGATCATCATCATCGCCATCATCCtaaataatattgatatcaaaatattGGAATGCATGCAGAAGGAAGTTGATACTGACCTCTGTTGAGAGCAAGTCCTTCCTAGAGTATTCATTTTCTTGTGCCAGCATGGAGTACTTGTAATCAAATTTACTAAAAACGCGAGTTCCTTTCAACCGACTATATCCAGCTGCATGTGTATAtgttatgtgtctgtctgtctgtctgtctgtctgtctgtctctgtctgtctgtctgtctctctgtctctgtctgtccatccatttgtctgtctgtatgtctgtctgtccatccatttgtctgtctgtatgtctgtctgtccaatgtGCTTGCCGTTCTCCCAACCATCTACCAATGCAACCCATCCATCTCACTAACAATCCCTGTACTGCACCTCGAATCTCGATTCCAGCATTTCTTATACACAAAGAATGCACCAATCACCACAACAACAAGAGCAAGAGGAATCAAAACGGTAGCAGCAACGTTAACTCCTCCTCCCTTCTTTTTCTTCTCAATCTGAAAGCATTATATGTTTGTaagtgcatgcacgcatgcacgcgtgcgcgcaaacacacacacacgcacatgcatgcatgcacacacacccacaaatgcacacacacgtacacaaacacacacacacacacacacacacacacacacacacacacacacacacacacacacacacacacacacacacacacacacacaaggtcaCCTTGCTGTTGCCGCCTGCTTCATTAGGCACAGAAGGTGATTTGTCTTTGCCTCCATGTGATTCAATTTTATGTCCATTAGCACCATTGCACTCCTCTGTCTCCTGACTAACAAACTGATCAATTACTCCACCTCTGCAGTTATCACCAGGAACATGTCGATAGCTGtgatagacagagagatggtTTATGATGCAACGTAGACTCACATGGTTGATCATACCCGAGAGTCTTGTGGTATGTTGCTTGTCCAGGATGGCAGTACATTGATGCAGACACTCGGAAGTTTGGTTCTTTGATGCAGTTGCCATGATGATCATAGTGATAGCCGTAGTCACTATCAACGTAGAAATCTGTGATTTGCTGTTGTGATGAAAGAGTAAGTGTATACACATGGAATACGTAAATATGagacaaaataaacaaataataaacataaacaaacagacagacagataaacaaataaacaaacaaatagataaacaaacagacagacagataaacagataaacaaacagacacaaacaaataaacaacaaatagataaacaaacagacacagaaacaaatacacacacaaatagataaaaaaacagacacacaaacaaacacacaaacagataaacaaataaacaaccagAATTGCAGACACAtcaataaacagataaacaaataaacaaccaaatgcaaacaaataaacacacaaacatataaacaaataaacacaactaaacaaacaagcacacaaacaaataaacacacaaacaaataaacacacaaacaaacaaacataaacaaataaacacacaaacaaacaaacataaacaaataaacaaataaacacacaaacaaacaaacataaacaaataaacacacaaacaaacaaacataaacaaataaacacacaaacatataaacaaataaacaaacaaacacacaaataaacacacaaacacacaaat from Corticium candelabrum chromosome 22, ooCorCand1.1, whole genome shotgun sequence carries:
- the LOC134197528 gene encoding ras GTPase-activating protein-binding protein 2-like produces the protein MADHYPPAQRVGHEFVRHYYTLLHQDPLQLHRFYLENSSFFHAVENSDDEPVVGQTNIYQKIANLNFVECHAVIKQVDSQPTLSDGVVVQVTGEISNNGQAMRPFVQTFVLSPKGPKKYYVRNDIFRYQDEIYEVESAEGGAQVGGSIEGEVESFVVAEDDMRAFSATGVPNGQEDESVGKEEAAGEEINEPEMEEGMSPLAESAIITNEASELADVEQSEVVSKQSAVSSWANIAAPKASNQGAQRASTKSIAQSGLAPPAPVAQSAPIVQVQRERPPPLHAEQTSAPASAHVERQYLPRPQKLVYNDNQQVFVGNIPQNVDEDEFRDIFKRYGNILDIRITPKHFGFVTFEDPQSALDVLHEQKELKLHGQRLNIEEKKSNLGTRGGRGRDNTGVSGTPGRGGRMDKDRDRFGGGRERYSGRGGGRVPPHNSQKY